The following proteins come from a genomic window of Oncorhynchus masou masou isolate Uvic2021 chromosome 25, UVic_Omas_1.1, whole genome shotgun sequence:
- the ssh1a gene encoding protein phosphatase Slingshot homolog 1 isoform X4, with amino-acid sequence MVKGAALFLQQGSSPQGQKAHPHHKHAGDLPQHLQVMINILRFEDRIKLAVRLESAWSDRVRYMVVVYTSGRQDTEENILLGIDFSNKDSKSCSVGMVLPLWSDTKIHLDGDGGFSVNTVSRNHVFKPVSVQAMWSALQILHKVCEVSRRYNYFPGGMALTWMGFYESCISSEQSCINEWNAMRDLETLRPDSPTMFVDKPTERERTECLIKAKLRSIMMFQDLENVTSKQIRTELEQHMSCNLMQYKEFIDNEMLLILGQMDKATLIFDHLYLGSEWNASNLEELQDTGVGYILNVTREIDNFFPGTFSYQNIRVYDEETTDLLAHWNETYNFIVKAKKNHSKCLVHCKMGVSRSASTVIAYVMKEYGWSLEKAYNFVKQKRSITRPNAGFMRQLAEYEGILDASKQRHNKLWRPDHPDPDCDLPEGQQAQCCGREDPGNQTPEPVMSPCYEEALGEKRVAHPLSPCRMISLEVDPAYNNYYFRRLSDSALDSDPSTPVRAPPLLDMERVFIEIEDVERDALLDDEAFGGREGLTHFGQAGEGTAAQTCCRGPEPLEELRLRLEFSTVEEEDEEEAQKEEAEMEALAQPGGRGESAGRGDGEGEVEMVQEEEGEKEGNGLDLVTLNQNSNNNNHFNTLSSLNDTAPSKPAHTVKPSGLSRSDDKPSHGVEILTQDADLCLSTLGRGVGLSVFVEVPSPTFPLSLTSPGTPCSPSLLHPCSLLCDCVNCIATPSTPLPDAQDSPYSLTSEDRADILEGDSEGEEGKLLGVSEALLVPELLSLEKERPAVACNVAQQQETLVQLHRSGLVRRRAERLERLSGLSLEGLHPLELPETPSSAAREDSSPVQGRFSAFQGDFPKSSRPCPVRLEPLLVPLPNETLLGAVGSGGLTPTSSPHGSTLTRSSSSDSIHSVRGKPGLVRQRAQEIETRMRLAGLTIPSSLKRSNSLAKLGSLNFSSEDLCSICSSDAGTLLLRSLSPEPGREWECPSTSSSTSTFTSTHPSAQRDQTSPERALPGGARS; translated from the exons GAGACTTACCTCAGCACCTGCAGGTGATGATCAACATTCTTCGCTTCGAGGACCGAATCAAACTG GCGGTGCGGTTGGAGAGTGCCTGGTCAGACAGAGTGCGTTACATGGTGGTGGTGTACACCAGCGGACGACAGGACACAGAGGAGAACATCCTGCTGGGAATAGACTTCAGCAACAAGGACAG TAAAAGCTGCTCCGTTGGCATGGTGCTGCCTCTGTGGAGTGACACCAAGATCCATCTGGATGGAGACGG GGGTTTCAGTGTGAACACAGTGAGCCGGAATCATGTCTTCAAACCTGTGTCTGTACAGGCCATGTG GTCGGCTTTGCAGATCCTCCACAAGGTGTGTGAGGTGTCCCGCAGGTACAACTACTTCCCCGGGGGCATGGCCCTCACCTGGATGGGCTTTTATGAGAGCTGCATCTCCTCTGAGCAGAGCTGCATCAATGAGTGGAATGCCATGAGAGACTTGGAGACCTTGAGGCCTGACTCCCCCACCATGTTTGTTGACAA gcccacagagagggagaggaccgaGTGCCTTATCAAAGCCAAACTCCGAAGCATCATGATGTTCCAGGATCTGGAGAATGTCACCTCTAAACAG ATCCGAACAGAGCTGGAGCAGCATATGAGCTGTAACCTGATGCAGTACAAGGAGTTCATCGACAACGAGATGCTGCTGATCCTGGGCCAGATGGACAAGGCAACACTCATCTTTGATCACCTCTACTTG GGATCTGAATGGAATGCCTCCAATCTGGAGGAGCTTCAGGACACTGG GGTGGGCTATATCCTCAACGTCACCAGGGAGATAGATAACTTCTTCCCAGGAACGTTCTCCTACCAGAACATACGGGTCTATGACGAGGAGACGACAGACCTGCTGGCCCACTGGAACGAGACTTACAACTTCATTGTTAAAGCAAA AAAGAACCACTCCAAGTGTCTGGTCCACTGTAAGATGGGCGTCAGCCGCTCGGCCTCCACCGTTATTGCCTACGTCATGAAGGAGTATGGTTGGTCGCTGGAGAAGGCCTACAACTTTGTCAAGCAGAAAAGAAGCATCACACGGCCCAACGCAGGCTTCATGAGACAGCTGGCTGAGTACGAAGGCATCCTGGACGCCAG TAAACAACGTCACAACAAGCTGTGGCGTCCCGATCATCCCGACCCAGACTGCGACCTCCCTGAGGGCCAGCAGGCCCAGTGCTGTGGGAGGGAGGACCCAGGTAATCAGACCCCTGAACCGGTGATGTCCCCCTGCTATGAGGAGGCTTTGGGGGAGAAGAGGGTGGCacatcccctctccccctgcaggATGATCAGTCTGGAAGTGGACCCCGCTTACAACAACTACTACTTTCGCAGGCTGTCTGACTCGGCCCTGGACAGTGACCCCTCCACGCCGGTGCGCGCCCCGCCCCTCCTGGACATGGAGCGGGTCTTTATAGAGATAGAGGACGTGGAGCGGGATGCTCTGCTGGATGACGAGGCCTTTGGGGGGCGAGAAGGCCTTACCCACTTTGGTCAGGCTGGGGAGGGGACAGCGGCCCAGACTTGCTGCCGAGGCCCAGAGCCCCTGGAGGAGCTGCGCCTACGTCTGGAGTTCAGCAccgtggaggaggaggacgaggaggaggcgCAGAAAGAGGAGGCAGAGATGGAGGCACTAGCACagccaggaggaagaggggagagtgcAGGACGAGGGGatggtgaaggagaggtggagatggttcaggaagaggagggagagaaagagggcaatGGGCTGGACCTGGTAACCCTGAACCAGAACTCCAACAATAACAACCACTTTAATACCCTGTCCAGCCTCAAT GACACTGCTCCTTCCAAACCTGCTCACACAGTCAAGCCTTCAGGCCTCTCTCGATCAGACGACAAGCCCAGCCATGGAGTGGAGATACTGACCCAGGACGCCGATCTCTGCCTTAGCACACTGGGGAGGGGTGTGGGGTTAAGTGTCTTTGTGGAGGTCCCCAGTCCCAcgttccctctctcactcacctcACCCGGCACACCCTGCTCCCCCAGCCTGCTACACCCCTGTAGcctgctgtgtgactgtgtcaACTGTATTGCTACGCCCTCTACACCTCTACCTGATGCCCAGGACTCCCCTTACTCGCTGACATCTGAGGACAGGGCTGATATTCTGGAGGGTGATTCTGAGGGTGAGGAAGGGAAGCTTTTAGGGGTCTCTGAGGCTCTCCTTGTTCCAGAGCTGCTGAGCCTGGAGAAAGAAAGGCCGGCGGTGGCCTGCAACGTGGCCCAGCAGCAGGAGACTCTAGTGCAGCTACACAGGTCAGGACTGGTCCGCCGGAGGGCagagaggctggagaggctgTCAGGTCTGTCCCTAGAGGGGCTTCATCCCCTGGAGCTTCCAGAAACTCCCAGCTCAGCGGCAAGAGAGGACTCCAGTCCTGTGCAGGGGAGGTTCTCAGCTTTCCAAGGAGACTTCCCCAAGTCCTCCAGACCATGCCCAGTACGCCTAGAGCCGCTGCTGGTTCCTCTGCCTAATGAGACCCTGCTGGGGGCAGTGGGATCTGGGGGTCTGACGCCCACCTCCTCCCCCCACGGCTCCACACTGACACGTAGTTCTAGCAGTGACAGCATCCACAGTGTGAGGGGCAAACCCGGCCTGGTGCGCCAGAGGGCTCAGGAGATCGAGACTCGCATGCGGCTGGCCGGCCTCACCATCCCCTCAAGCCTCAAACGCTCTAACTCACTGGCCAAACTGGGCAGCCTCAATTTCTCTTCTGAAGACCTGTGCTCCATCTGCTCCTCGGACGCTGGCACCCTCCTGCTCCGCTCTCTTTCCCCAGAGCCAGGCCGAGAATGGGAGTgcccctccacctcttcctctacctccaccttcacCTCCACTCATCCCAGCGCACAGAGGGACCAGACCAGCCCAGAGAGAGCACTGCCAGGGGGGGCCAGGAGCTGA
- the ssh1a gene encoding protein phosphatase Slingshot homolog 1 isoform X2 — protein MALVTLQRSPTPSAASTASTTTTNVGEDFGSDYERRLNQSLSESFFMVKGAALFLQQGSSPQGQKAHPHHKHAGDLPQHLQVMINILRFEDRIKLAVRLESAWSDRVRYMVVVYTSGRQDTEENILLGIDFSNKDSCSVGMVLPLWSDTKIHLDGDGGFSVNTVSRNHVFKPVSVQAMWSALQILHKVCEVSRRYNYFPGGMALTWMGFYESCISSEQSCINEWNAMRDLETLRPDSPTMFVDKPTERERTECLIKAKLRSIMMFQDLENVTSKQIRTELEQHMSCNLMQYKEFIDNEMLLILGQMDKATLIFDHLYLGSEWNASNLEELQDTGVGYILNVTREIDNFFPGTFSYQNIRVYDEETTDLLAHWNETYNFIVKAKKNHSKCLVHCKMGVSRSASTVIAYVMKEYGWSLEKAYNFVKQKRSITRPNAGFMRQLAEYEGILDASKQRHNKLWRPDHPDPDCDLPEGQQAQCCGREDPGNQTPEPVMSPCYEEALGEKRVAHPLSPCRMISLEVDPAYNNYYFRRLSDSALDSDPSTPVRAPPLLDMERVFIEIEDVERDALLDDEAFGGREGLTHFGQAGEGTAAQTCCRGPEPLEELRLRLEFSTVEEEDEEEAQKEEAEMEALAQPGGRGESAGRGDGEGEVEMVQEEEGEKEGNGLDLVTLNQNSNNNNHFNTLSSLNDTAPSKPAHTVKPSGLSRSDDKPSHGVEILTQDADLCLSTLGRGVGLSVFVEVPSPTFPLSLTSPGTPCSPSLLHPCSLLCDCVNCIATPSTPLPDAQDSPYSLTSEDRADILEGDSEGEEGKLLGVSEALLVPELLSLEKERPAVACNVAQQQETLVQLHRSGLVRRRAERLERLSGLSLEGLHPLELPETPSSAAREDSSPVQGRFSAFQGDFPKSSRPCPVRLEPLLVPLPNETLLGAVGSGGLTPTSSPHGSTLTRSSSSDSIHSVRGKPGLVRQRAQEIETRMRLAGLTIPSSLKRSNSLAKLGSLNFSSEDLCSICSSDAGTLLLRSLSPEPGREWECPSTSSSTSTFTSTHPSAQRDQTSPERALPGGARS, from the exons GAGACTTACCTCAGCACCTGCAGGTGATGATCAACATTCTTCGCTTCGAGGACCGAATCAAACTG GCGGTGCGGTTGGAGAGTGCCTGGTCAGACAGAGTGCGTTACATGGTGGTGGTGTACACCAGCGGACGACAGGACACAGAGGAGAACATCCTGCTGGGAATAGACTTCAGCAACAAGGACAG CTGCTCCGTTGGCATGGTGCTGCCTCTGTGGAGTGACACCAAGATCCATCTGGATGGAGACGG GGGTTTCAGTGTGAACACAGTGAGCCGGAATCATGTCTTCAAACCTGTGTCTGTACAGGCCATGTG GTCGGCTTTGCAGATCCTCCACAAGGTGTGTGAGGTGTCCCGCAGGTACAACTACTTCCCCGGGGGCATGGCCCTCACCTGGATGGGCTTTTATGAGAGCTGCATCTCCTCTGAGCAGAGCTGCATCAATGAGTGGAATGCCATGAGAGACTTGGAGACCTTGAGGCCTGACTCCCCCACCATGTTTGTTGACAA gcccacagagagggagaggaccgaGTGCCTTATCAAAGCCAAACTCCGAAGCATCATGATGTTCCAGGATCTGGAGAATGTCACCTCTAAACAG ATCCGAACAGAGCTGGAGCAGCATATGAGCTGTAACCTGATGCAGTACAAGGAGTTCATCGACAACGAGATGCTGCTGATCCTGGGCCAGATGGACAAGGCAACACTCATCTTTGATCACCTCTACTTG GGATCTGAATGGAATGCCTCCAATCTGGAGGAGCTTCAGGACACTGG GGTGGGCTATATCCTCAACGTCACCAGGGAGATAGATAACTTCTTCCCAGGAACGTTCTCCTACCAGAACATACGGGTCTATGACGAGGAGACGACAGACCTGCTGGCCCACTGGAACGAGACTTACAACTTCATTGTTAAAGCAAA AAAGAACCACTCCAAGTGTCTGGTCCACTGTAAGATGGGCGTCAGCCGCTCGGCCTCCACCGTTATTGCCTACGTCATGAAGGAGTATGGTTGGTCGCTGGAGAAGGCCTACAACTTTGTCAAGCAGAAAAGAAGCATCACACGGCCCAACGCAGGCTTCATGAGACAGCTGGCTGAGTACGAAGGCATCCTGGACGCCAG TAAACAACGTCACAACAAGCTGTGGCGTCCCGATCATCCCGACCCAGACTGCGACCTCCCTGAGGGCCAGCAGGCCCAGTGCTGTGGGAGGGAGGACCCAGGTAATCAGACCCCTGAACCGGTGATGTCCCCCTGCTATGAGGAGGCTTTGGGGGAGAAGAGGGTGGCacatcccctctccccctgcaggATGATCAGTCTGGAAGTGGACCCCGCTTACAACAACTACTACTTTCGCAGGCTGTCTGACTCGGCCCTGGACAGTGACCCCTCCACGCCGGTGCGCGCCCCGCCCCTCCTGGACATGGAGCGGGTCTTTATAGAGATAGAGGACGTGGAGCGGGATGCTCTGCTGGATGACGAGGCCTTTGGGGGGCGAGAAGGCCTTACCCACTTTGGTCAGGCTGGGGAGGGGACAGCGGCCCAGACTTGCTGCCGAGGCCCAGAGCCCCTGGAGGAGCTGCGCCTACGTCTGGAGTTCAGCAccgtggaggaggaggacgaggaggaggcgCAGAAAGAGGAGGCAGAGATGGAGGCACTAGCACagccaggaggaagaggggagagtgcAGGACGAGGGGatggtgaaggagaggtggagatggttcaggaagaggagggagagaaagagggcaatGGGCTGGACCTGGTAACCCTGAACCAGAACTCCAACAATAACAACCACTTTAATACCCTGTCCAGCCTCAAT GACACTGCTCCTTCCAAACCTGCTCACACAGTCAAGCCTTCAGGCCTCTCTCGATCAGACGACAAGCCCAGCCATGGAGTGGAGATACTGACCCAGGACGCCGATCTCTGCCTTAGCACACTGGGGAGGGGTGTGGGGTTAAGTGTCTTTGTGGAGGTCCCCAGTCCCAcgttccctctctcactcacctcACCCGGCACACCCTGCTCCCCCAGCCTGCTACACCCCTGTAGcctgctgtgtgactgtgtcaACTGTATTGCTACGCCCTCTACACCTCTACCTGATGCCCAGGACTCCCCTTACTCGCTGACATCTGAGGACAGGGCTGATATTCTGGAGGGTGATTCTGAGGGTGAGGAAGGGAAGCTTTTAGGGGTCTCTGAGGCTCTCCTTGTTCCAGAGCTGCTGAGCCTGGAGAAAGAAAGGCCGGCGGTGGCCTGCAACGTGGCCCAGCAGCAGGAGACTCTAGTGCAGCTACACAGGTCAGGACTGGTCCGCCGGAGGGCagagaggctggagaggctgTCAGGTCTGTCCCTAGAGGGGCTTCATCCCCTGGAGCTTCCAGAAACTCCCAGCTCAGCGGCAAGAGAGGACTCCAGTCCTGTGCAGGGGAGGTTCTCAGCTTTCCAAGGAGACTTCCCCAAGTCCTCCAGACCATGCCCAGTACGCCTAGAGCCGCTGCTGGTTCCTCTGCCTAATGAGACCCTGCTGGGGGCAGTGGGATCTGGGGGTCTGACGCCCACCTCCTCCCCCCACGGCTCCACACTGACACGTAGTTCTAGCAGTGACAGCATCCACAGTGTGAGGGGCAAACCCGGCCTGGTGCGCCAGAGGGCTCAGGAGATCGAGACTCGCATGCGGCTGGCCGGCCTCACCATCCCCTCAAGCCTCAAACGCTCTAACTCACTGGCCAAACTGGGCAGCCTCAATTTCTCTTCTGAAGACCTGTGCTCCATCTGCTCCTCGGACGCTGGCACCCTCCTGCTCCGCTCTCTTTCCCCAGAGCCAGGCCGAGAATGGGAGTgcccctccacctcttcctctacctccaccttcacCTCCACTCATCCCAGCGCACAGAGGGACCAGACCAGCCCAGAGAGAGCACTGCCAGGGGGGGCCAGGAGCTGA
- the ssh1a gene encoding protein phosphatase Slingshot homolog 1 isoform X3 has protein sequence MHLVLESSQEAALEMLPYFVENAVLTQTEICRILSESFFMVKGAALFLQQGSSPQGQKAHPHHKHAGDLPQHLQVMINILRFEDRIKLAVRLESAWSDRVRYMVVVYTSGRQDTEENILLGIDFSNKDSKSCSVGMVLPLWSDTKIHLDGDGGFSVNTVSRNHVFKPVSVQAMWSALQILHKVCEVSRRYNYFPGGMALTWMGFYESCISSEQSCINEWNAMRDLETLRPDSPTMFVDKPTERERTECLIKAKLRSIMMFQDLENVTSKQIRTELEQHMSCNLMQYKEFIDNEMLLILGQMDKATLIFDHLYLGSEWNASNLEELQDTGVGYILNVTREIDNFFPGTFSYQNIRVYDEETTDLLAHWNETYNFIVKAKKNHSKCLVHCKMGVSRSASTVIAYVMKEYGWSLEKAYNFVKQKRSITRPNAGFMRQLAEYEGILDASKQRHNKLWRPDHPDPDCDLPEGQQAQCCGREDPGNQTPEPVMSPCYEEALGEKRVAHPLSPCRMISLEVDPAYNNYYFRRLSDSALDSDPSTPVRAPPLLDMERVFIEIEDVERDALLDDEAFGGREGLTHFGQAGEGTAAQTCCRGPEPLEELRLRLEFSTVEEEDEEEAQKEEAEMEALAQPGGRGESAGRGDGEGEVEMVQEEEGEKEGNGLDLVTLNQNSNNNNHFNTLSSLNDTAPSKPAHTVKPSGLSRSDDKPSHGVEILTQDADLCLSTLGRGVGLSVFVEVPSPTFPLSLTSPGTPCSPSLLHPCSLLCDCVNCIATPSTPLPDAQDSPYSLTSEDRADILEGDSEGEEGKLLGVSEALLVPELLSLEKERPAVACNVAQQQETLVQLHRSGLVRRRAERLERLSGLSLEGLHPLELPETPSSAAREDSSPVQGRFSAFQGDFPKSSRPCPVRLEPLLVPLPNETLLGAVGSGGLTPTSSPHGSTLTRSSSSDSIHSVRGKPGLVRQRAQEIETRMRLAGLTIPSSLKRSNSLAKLGSLNFSSEDLCSICSSDAGTLLLRSLSPEPGREWECPSTSSSTSTFTSTHPSAQRDQTSPERALPGGARS, from the exons GAGACTTACCTCAGCACCTGCAGGTGATGATCAACATTCTTCGCTTCGAGGACCGAATCAAACTG GCGGTGCGGTTGGAGAGTGCCTGGTCAGACAGAGTGCGTTACATGGTGGTGGTGTACACCAGCGGACGACAGGACACAGAGGAGAACATCCTGCTGGGAATAGACTTCAGCAACAAGGACAG TAAAAGCTGCTCCGTTGGCATGGTGCTGCCTCTGTGGAGTGACACCAAGATCCATCTGGATGGAGACGG GGGTTTCAGTGTGAACACAGTGAGCCGGAATCATGTCTTCAAACCTGTGTCTGTACAGGCCATGTG GTCGGCTTTGCAGATCCTCCACAAGGTGTGTGAGGTGTCCCGCAGGTACAACTACTTCCCCGGGGGCATGGCCCTCACCTGGATGGGCTTTTATGAGAGCTGCATCTCCTCTGAGCAGAGCTGCATCAATGAGTGGAATGCCATGAGAGACTTGGAGACCTTGAGGCCTGACTCCCCCACCATGTTTGTTGACAA gcccacagagagggagaggaccgaGTGCCTTATCAAAGCCAAACTCCGAAGCATCATGATGTTCCAGGATCTGGAGAATGTCACCTCTAAACAG ATCCGAACAGAGCTGGAGCAGCATATGAGCTGTAACCTGATGCAGTACAAGGAGTTCATCGACAACGAGATGCTGCTGATCCTGGGCCAGATGGACAAGGCAACACTCATCTTTGATCACCTCTACTTG GGATCTGAATGGAATGCCTCCAATCTGGAGGAGCTTCAGGACACTGG GGTGGGCTATATCCTCAACGTCACCAGGGAGATAGATAACTTCTTCCCAGGAACGTTCTCCTACCAGAACATACGGGTCTATGACGAGGAGACGACAGACCTGCTGGCCCACTGGAACGAGACTTACAACTTCATTGTTAAAGCAAA AAAGAACCACTCCAAGTGTCTGGTCCACTGTAAGATGGGCGTCAGCCGCTCGGCCTCCACCGTTATTGCCTACGTCATGAAGGAGTATGGTTGGTCGCTGGAGAAGGCCTACAACTTTGTCAAGCAGAAAAGAAGCATCACACGGCCCAACGCAGGCTTCATGAGACAGCTGGCTGAGTACGAAGGCATCCTGGACGCCAG TAAACAACGTCACAACAAGCTGTGGCGTCCCGATCATCCCGACCCAGACTGCGACCTCCCTGAGGGCCAGCAGGCCCAGTGCTGTGGGAGGGAGGACCCAGGTAATCAGACCCCTGAACCGGTGATGTCCCCCTGCTATGAGGAGGCTTTGGGGGAGAAGAGGGTGGCacatcccctctccccctgcaggATGATCAGTCTGGAAGTGGACCCCGCTTACAACAACTACTACTTTCGCAGGCTGTCTGACTCGGCCCTGGACAGTGACCCCTCCACGCCGGTGCGCGCCCCGCCCCTCCTGGACATGGAGCGGGTCTTTATAGAGATAGAGGACGTGGAGCGGGATGCTCTGCTGGATGACGAGGCCTTTGGGGGGCGAGAAGGCCTTACCCACTTTGGTCAGGCTGGGGAGGGGACAGCGGCCCAGACTTGCTGCCGAGGCCCAGAGCCCCTGGAGGAGCTGCGCCTACGTCTGGAGTTCAGCAccgtggaggaggaggacgaggaggaggcgCAGAAAGAGGAGGCAGAGATGGAGGCACTAGCACagccaggaggaagaggggagagtgcAGGACGAGGGGatggtgaaggagaggtggagatggttcaggaagaggagggagagaaagagggcaatGGGCTGGACCTGGTAACCCTGAACCAGAACTCCAACAATAACAACCACTTTAATACCCTGTCCAGCCTCAAT GACACTGCTCCTTCCAAACCTGCTCACACAGTCAAGCCTTCAGGCCTCTCTCGATCAGACGACAAGCCCAGCCATGGAGTGGAGATACTGACCCAGGACGCCGATCTCTGCCTTAGCACACTGGGGAGGGGTGTGGGGTTAAGTGTCTTTGTGGAGGTCCCCAGTCCCAcgttccctctctcactcacctcACCCGGCACACCCTGCTCCCCCAGCCTGCTACACCCCTGTAGcctgctgtgtgactgtgtcaACTGTATTGCTACGCCCTCTACACCTCTACCTGATGCCCAGGACTCCCCTTACTCGCTGACATCTGAGGACAGGGCTGATATTCTGGAGGGTGATTCTGAGGGTGAGGAAGGGAAGCTTTTAGGGGTCTCTGAGGCTCTCCTTGTTCCAGAGCTGCTGAGCCTGGAGAAAGAAAGGCCGGCGGTGGCCTGCAACGTGGCCCAGCAGCAGGAGACTCTAGTGCAGCTACACAGGTCAGGACTGGTCCGCCGGAGGGCagagaggctggagaggctgTCAGGTCTGTCCCTAGAGGGGCTTCATCCCCTGGAGCTTCCAGAAACTCCCAGCTCAGCGGCAAGAGAGGACTCCAGTCCTGTGCAGGGGAGGTTCTCAGCTTTCCAAGGAGACTTCCCCAAGTCCTCCAGACCATGCCCAGTACGCCTAGAGCCGCTGCTGGTTCCTCTGCCTAATGAGACCCTGCTGGGGGCAGTGGGATCTGGGGGTCTGACGCCCACCTCCTCCCCCCACGGCTCCACACTGACACGTAGTTCTAGCAGTGACAGCATCCACAGTGTGAGGGGCAAACCCGGCCTGGTGCGCCAGAGGGCTCAGGAGATCGAGACTCGCATGCGGCTGGCCGGCCTCACCATCCCCTCAAGCCTCAAACGCTCTAACTCACTGGCCAAACTGGGCAGCCTCAATTTCTCTTCTGAAGACCTGTGCTCCATCTGCTCCTCGGACGCTGGCACCCTCCTGCTCCGCTCTCTTTCCCCAGAGCCAGGCCGAGAATGGGAGTgcccctccacctcttcctctacctccaccttcacCTCCACTCATCCCAGCGCACAGAGGGACCAGACCAGCCCAGAGAGAGCACTGCCAGGGGGGGCCAGGAGCTGA